One part of the Humulus lupulus chromosome 9, drHumLupu1.1, whole genome shotgun sequence genome encodes these proteins:
- the LOC133799987 gene encoding uncharacterized protein LOC133799987: MGCCASTGNGKFSPQSHKLQAPRSDSRADPPPSAEEETVKEVLSETPRPRPKLEDELEDEEQVKKNIPNPKPLPVLYPIIKLSKEEKTKIQKTAPFYHHTAEEEISEEVSEICSLRSESVSATTTLTRDDNDDDEVIGNGAANRVYRSPLKLPNKNRSFSGDLGRVGKSPTRRSNQSPGRRNGSGRMVQGRDHPAQNMNRRGLRTANTTEHPPPPHYQRRDYSGEGSAPRRSRSPATRSNMGRSPSAGRAGRSPGRGGAGHIDPRMEEGKWPPARTTTNNSTTTDESLDNPLVSLECFIFL; the protein is encoded by the coding sequence ATGGGTTGCTGTGCGAGCACAGGAAATGGCAAGTTCTCACCCCAAAGCCACAAGCTTCAGGCTCCGAGATCCGACAGCCGAGCTGACCCACCACCATCGGCGGAGGAGGAGACTGTCAAGGAAGTTCTCTCGGAAACTCCCAGGCCAAGACCGAAGCTTGAAGACGAACTCGAAGACGAAGAACAAGTGAAGAAGAATATCCCAAACCCCAAGCCCTTACCAGTTCTCTACCCCATTATCAAACTGAGCAAGGAGGAGAAGACGAAGATCCAGAAGACGGCGCCGTTTTACCACCACACGGCGGAGGAGGAGATCTCGGAGGAGGTCTCTGAGATTTGTAGCTTGAGGAGCGAGAGCGTCTCCGCCACCACGACTCTTACCCGAGACGACAACGACGACGACGAAGTAATCGGTAATGGTGCTGCTAATAGAGTTTACAGGTCGCCATTGAAGCTACCTAACAAGAACCGATCGTTTTCGGGTGATTTGGGAAGAGTTGGCAAGTCCCCGACGAGGAGATCGAACCAATCTCCAGGCAGGAGAAACGGGTCGGGTCGGATGGTTCAGGGCAGAGACCACCCAGCTCAGAACATGAACCGTCGTGGGTTGAGGACGGCGAATACGACGGAGCATCCTCCGCCGCCGCACTACCAGCGACGGGACTACTCCGGTGAAGGGTCTGCTCCTCGAAGGTCAAGGTCCCCTGCTACTAGATCAAACATGGGTCGGAGCCCATCAGCCGGAAGAGCGGGTAGATCACCGGgtcggggcggggcggggcatATTGACCCGAGAATGGAGGAGGGGAAGTGGCCACCGGCTAGAACAACTACGAATAATTCTACTACTACAGATGAGTCACTTGATAACCCTTTAGTTTCCTTGGAATGTTTCATATTtctatga